In Astyanax mexicanus isolate ESR-SI-001 chromosome 24, AstMex3_surface, whole genome shotgun sequence, the genomic stretch CGTTCATTTTCTACTGTAAAACACCGagaagctaacaggctaacagagCAAAACTTCACACAGCGGGTAACGGACACTCGCGCGAACAGGTGCTCGCGCAGGGTTGCCAGGCCCAGAACTAATATCCCACAAAAAAGGGTGAAATATCGCCCACCAGGTACTGAAACTAGCAcaacatattaattaatttaaatgaatgttaTGGGAGTAGATACATTACATTGACATATAATGATACATAAATGAAATATAATATGTCTTTCTCTTATACTTTTTCTTATTTTGAAGTGATGTGTAAAGCCaaacttaatcactttttatttcagTCTACTAGGAAAAACATAGGTTaccaatagtttggacacaccttctcagaCAATTTTTACTtcgtttattttctacattgtaaattaataaactTAAACATGAAATTACGTGGTAAACAAAAAGCCTCATACAGTTAAAGAAGGTGACTGTGGCTCTCTCCTTTAAAGTAAAATAGTTAACTTGGCTATTAATGCAGAACATAAAATCATAACccaaaatataaattatactaTAAAATGTGGAACAAGGCAGTAGAATATTTGAACCTGATTGACTTGTAGATGTGTACCATTTCTTATACTCATGGGCGTGGTAttgggggaaaagtggacctgactacccagggcctgtgtagggagaggggcccatgaaaatcctgatttgtttttttgctcATGTTTCTTGTGTAGATAGGGGCCCAATgtcattgagagtgtacagggtccagaatttgctgctacgcccctgcttaTATCtctgtattcatttttttttttttttagtgtcctTGGTGTTTGTTTGTTGAGATTTATTAATCTGCTATTTTCCTGTATATTGCAATTACTTTCAATTCAATAAAAATTGcataacaatacaaaaaaagaggtaaaaaggtTGAAAACACTTTTAAGATGTTTGACCTTCACAATCTTCTGATTTAAACCCATATAAGATGGTGattagggatgagctggagcttcacaatgtgaaggaaaagcagtaactattgttcatcacgtccaggaactccttcaaaacgctgagaaaactatttcaggtggctttacctcatgaagacactaagattaaaataccaagattgtgcagatctgtcctcaaagataaatgttactaaaatataaaacatattttttaaaataattccacgtgttcctgtatagctttaacgacttaattattaaatttataatgtaaacaatcataaaaagaaagaaaacacattgaataagaagaggtgtttACAAACTTTTGTTGGGTACTTTACATTTACGAAATGGATTTAATATACTTATTACATGTTAACATGTTAGGGCTGTGGCTTGCAAGTATTGTtttagtaactcataacatgatcaggatgtatcatcagatattaaggaaacatgctaaatTTAAGCATTGAAAGCAGAGCTTGAGCCAGTATATCTTATTTGTGTGGTACGTCACGTAAATCTGTGTGGGTTAGCCTCCAAATCTGcccaccaccatcatcccagtcccaTTCAacacccagggttgccaggtatagataCAAACAGTGAGCTACAGTCATGAAATttatctgctgaacaggtaatcaatgagcttcagtaaggtttgctaaatGGGTAATTTGCACTATCACTCACGTTATAGAGCTGGGCATTTGGGAcattgaaacatatatatttactgatcatCTACAGAGtatgcttgccactgtgtgttaaTCTAGCATCCCGCCGGAGCTTTGCAGAGAAGTGGGAGGCCAGAAAAATCTATCCAGTGCTTGGAAATTAGACTGCTGTAGTCATTCACATAGTcacattttttactgtttgttCCTTTGacattttgtaattttaaaatcttttactcacaatttttattaaaatgtatatatgttgCTGTGAAGCTGATTATACCAATCTTTCTAATCATGAAGGGAAGACAGTATATTTACTTACGCAGAACTTttacaattatattttattaaattatacattactgtgcattcagttttttttaaatacccaacaatcaaatcaaattccTTTATGGTGTATTATCCTGTTATTCAGACAGTAAAACTAATAGTAAAAAGGCACTACAAGGTTAAAGTCAGCGCGCACAATCTTTTTGGTCGACCAATATAGCTTTACTCTTGATTGTAAGAagactgaaaacacacttttaacTTATAAACACATATCTCAAAGAATATAACCTCTTAACTGCACCAAAACAAGGCTGGCGCACAAAATACTTGTTACTCTCTATCACTTAAATACATTAGTATAATTTACAGGCACACAGTGCTGTTAGTCTCATAGTAACCTACATGAAAGCCTGGCATCAGGGGGCCGGTTATGGTGTAAAATTTCATCATGCTCTATTAAATGTGGCCGATTTAGATTCTGTAAGTGGCAGTAGACCAAGTTCCACTAGTGACCAAATAAAGAATGTGGCCAGAGGCAGGCCGCGGCAAGGAATATTTAATACCATTATGATCATGGATGTACCACAAATATAATTACTTGACTTCATGTCTATGGTCCTAAGACAATTTATCACATAATGCAAATCAAAGGACTTTACTTTCTCTGTTTGTGAAACCACACATTTCCATTCATTTACCCTGATAATTTCCAACCGCTCTTTTGAGACATATACCTAAATAGGTGTTTATTTATGACATCACAAAACAATTAATCTAAATTGGCCAGAGTAATCTCCATAAACACTGAAATGCCAAACATGGGATAGCAATATGTAAACTGATTATAAAGTATTGCTTCatacatctgtataagttgtgaggtgttatcttgtaagtgaggctgaatactggccagtgtgctcatggtaaggcAACAATAATTATGGGAATTGCAAGAAGGCCTTGTAGGTGCCAGATGAataatgggacattccatttctgaagttgtgttgtcatttaacattccttgatccacagtatcATGTGTTTACTAGAAATATGGCAAAGAAGTCAGTTCCTGGCTCAGTAGACTGCTCAGTTGATGGTAACTGTGATTGGCGCGGCCCGACTAGACTCATCATGTCCACATTCAGTCCGCTCACATACCTTTCCCTCAGGTTAATGCATCATCCTTTAGCTTGGGAAACAATACTAGTTCCGGTCCAATAACATTGTATAGGCTGAAGTGATATTTTCCTTTAATCCTTCGTTCAGTATAGTCTGACTTACTATTCTGTTAATTTTTGTGGAGgactttcttactttttatttgcAAACATGTGAAAAATTGATTGAGTTATAATTGAATGTAATTAATAAGAGTGGTTCTAGTTAaccaaaaaatatcaaaaacGATCCCCAACACCTTTCAAAACAAAAGTCCTGTGATAACTGATatggattagaaaaaaaaaagtattcttaaACCACTGAGTGATTATATTGTAAGGACTTTGGGGCAAAACTTGTTTTTGCACTAATTGCTATGGTACAAAACTGTAGATGCCTCAGAATGAACGGAAACATGTAAATGCTGCCCCCTGGTGTTTTTTTACAGGCCTGACTCATTGGTTTAGCTCTGTTGCCAGCCCTGCCTACACACCTAAATGACCTGAACCTCCCTGTAAAAAGGCTAATAATGTAAATGGAAAGGCGAGTTTAAACACTAAACGCTCTGAGCTGGCCGGGGCAGCACCAGTTTTAAGGCCAGGTCAACCACACAGGCAGGCATGTAGGAGATGGGGATCCAGAGCAGCTTGGCGTCCCAGCCGGCACTGTAGCGGGTCCGTGGGTGAGCGGATGTCAGCGCATGCTCCATGCAGTTGGTCACTTTGCTTATATCTGGGTCACAAATAGCATTCATGATCAGCCTCTGGATCTTGATGTCTGGACGGAGAAGGAAGAACATATAGGGAAAGCACATTTAATCCTccagtatatataaaaaagctaTATAGAACACTGAAGAAAACTTTAAAGTTATATTTCCTGTGCAATAATATTTAGATttcaaaatatttgtttaaaaatgacaaatatttcCTATTATAAATACAAATCAGAACAACTGACAGAATAATACTTAATTAAATCATAATTCAGCAATCCATCTCAATCGATGTATGACTTACCAAAATTCTGAATATTCACTCTCATGTTCAAATTCCAATCTATTATCAGAGATTTTTAACTTTAATCATTcaaatgtgtataaatatatgtgcTGCAGATAACAAAACAGGATTTTGTTCAGTATATTAGCAAATATACTTACAATTATCAAGGTATTTTTCTCCATAACTCGCTTTTACTTCAGGTGTCAGTTGGTTCCACAGCCGATGAAGTTCCTTTTCTATTGGCTCCAGGCTGGTCACCTGAGTCTTGAAGAATCCAGGTTCAATTATACAGACGTTGATCCCGAAATAGTGAATATCCCTcctgaaaaaaagacaaagatttCTTTATTGAGCACAATAAGCTTATATCTTATCATATTTCTTATCTATTTAATGACGCTAATGATCATAATGAGCTTTAAAGGGTCCATAATTCATGTcatcactctcacacacaaactaCTGTATATGTCACACCTAGCCACCATTCCACTGTCCTGAGATCAGCCTCTCCGGATTACTGAGACTCCACCCTCACTCACCTGAGACATATTGGCTAATTAcagttgtgtatgtgtatatatattgggactctagctctgtttctctgcgagatattgccactctgTGACTTTATTGAGCGTTATTCATCCTGTGTTTTGGTTTTCTGGATTTTTGACTATTTGCCTGTTTtttcgactctgatttttgcctcgTGTTTTTTGTCATTAAAGCTTCTCTGCATTTGCATCCCATTACCTGGTCTGCGTGTTACAGtatatatctcttttttttttgctgtttttgtctttttgacaTTATGACAcaagtaacataaaataaaattaagatgATGTCCAACCAAACAATCAAATCAGTGTAAGGCTAAAACATTGTACACTATGTTTTAGCAGACATGcattcaaaatatgttttatgtacCCTGTAGAAAACCACTAATGGTTTTGTCTTTGAATGCAATCATATCTTTACAAATATGCTGCTCAAAAGTTTAGTAGAAAACATTTAtccctggacagtaaagacatacatactccaacaaaagcaggataaacccttttttaatacacttgatatTTATGATGAATGGACTGATAGAAATGCTCTTTTATGAGCTTTTGGCATTTATTGacagttaagaaggtttttgttcttgttttgtttctgttatACAGTAAGCCTTGTATATGTAAATGACCAATGTTCCTTTTGGTGGTGATGTATTGGGTCTCATTAAAAAGCTGTCCAGGGACTTCCGTTATGGCTCTATTGGAGTAAGACGTGCGCGGGAGTCTTTCCGCGCATTAGTCTCATTTTCTTTAccgcatttttattattttgtgtgtaCAGACATTATTGGAGTTTCCACAATGCCAGAGGCTAAACAAAGCATTACAGATACATCAGATTTGGAGGATGCTAACATTCAAGGTGGAGCTAGTGCTCCCTGCTCTGGCCCTACAGCTAGCGGGGAACTGCTGCTCTGCTAAAAGAAATGCTAACAACCACCATTCGGGAGGAGATATCCACATAGGGTTGTCACCTGTCCTGGTTTTTTCAGGACTGTcctgaaaaaaaatggtttgtttagaaagtgttttatattcttaaacattgttaattattttatagtagatgaaagtcattgtaaattatgttattgtttcTGGTCTATTCCGACTTAATGAGTGTGCTGTACAAAGCCTGgtttgttgtttttgtgtgttgCTTTAGGCTttatgtttaaaagaaaaaaatcgtttgttcataaaatgttttatattcttatacatTGTTAATTGTATTAGAGTAGACAGAGTAACagatctatgcttcttcagtgttgcagcgTTAATTAACGTCATTCTGATtggatttcgctcatttaaacagtccaaaaatgtttttaaaaagcttagaTTTAATGTTCtacttactattttttttttgtttaaactgaGCTGgggctcacaaaaacagtttatggAGCGGCTTCGGTCGGgcaggtcgggctggattttttgggctggATCTAAGCTGTACTGCTGCTTAGTAATGCTTTAATGTTACAGTTAATAATCTGTCAGTTTGCCAAAATGCCTTAAAATGGTCCTGGTTCTGCTAAACCGAGCGCTTATATGCTGAAAGAGCTCTGGCTCTGTGCTGCGTTTGTcctgcagtgtgagctcctatgtcgcagtgTGTCAGTACATCGCAGGCGATGCTCATGCACAGTGTCCACCTGGCTTTAGGATTTATACAGAGAGGTCTGGTTTATTTTACGTCTTTTTAAACGCTGTATAAATACTTCACAGTGTTTGAATACTTATGGAAATGCCATCAGTGTGGCTCAGTGACACtaagattttctttttatttgagcCAAGTGTAAAgtagaattttattaattaactgCGACATTTACTCTGAGAAATGCTGTAGTGCATTGGTAGACATACATAAACTTTCTCATTATTACGAGATATTTATTTCAGAATTACGACATAGTATGTTGTTTAAAAAGCATAATAGCTCATAAAAAGGAGATACTTTATCATAATTACGACATACTATGCCGCTTTAACGACATAATAACTCATGAAAACGAGATCGTTTCTCGTTATAATAAcatgttgaagatttttttaatgtCAGCAATACGCTTCTTTACCCAGCTAGCATTTCAATGTTGAATAAACGtaaatgttatggttgaatcaaggttgaatcaactgttgattttgaaaagtgaatcagcgttgatatagcaacgttgtttcaacatcATACGTTCACCTCTAATAAACCATggctcactaaaattagaaaatcctatggttaacgaagtgttaacaataaacttaccttactgcagtaaagctgagtataaagaaagttacccaccactaccaatctgactCAACATCTGATCTAATAAACACtacaacatgaacatgatgttaaattaaaaagcagttactgcaaatagaagtaaaaccctgtttcattcctccaaccattttaaaaaataaaatggtgatgaaatgtaaaatactgattcaaaaggcagaaggttaaagacattatgttgattcaacgtcctTCCTGCACTGTGGGCAGTACCCGACACAGCTACTGGACTGAAGGTCTGATTTCAGCTTGACAGGTTTTTTTGGAGTTAAATGCAGCTACAGCAGATTTGCGTCCATCTTAACATAAAAAAGTTCAGAGAAGACGGGTGGGGCAGCTATTTCTCACTCAAATTTTTTGTGCAGCTCTCGAGAAGTAGCAGTTCTAATAAGCAGAAgtgattttaaatttatttaaaacattatttctctttttccagACTTAAATTTATATTATCTTATTATGGGGAGTGATTTTAATTGTACCATGGACCCTGATCTGAAACAGATCATCCAAAAAAAGTATTTCTCAGAATAATCTTAAATAAGCACTAAAGTCCTTTCTTGTTTCACATGGTCATTCAGATGTCTGGCGCTAAAACACACCAAAATTGTGGCGCTTTAACTCCCTCCTGCTTTCAGATCGCGATTTTATGAGGCATCTTGCTACTAatattcagggttttttttcaTCAATAACACTTAGGAGGTCTCCGCTTCTCTGGTGTGGGAAACCTTTAAGGCAGTGATTTGAGGCGGCACTATTTCCTGTCTCATGTCAAAATAAGCAGCGAAAGGAAAAATGACTGAAGTTCACTGACATTCAGCAGTTGGATACACTCTTATTCCTTATTCCTCAACTCCATGCCTCACTTAAAGCAAATGGACATTTTTTAAGGATCTCCCAATTAACACAATTAGTGTATCAGATACAGCTCAATTAGATTTATCTATAACCAGAGATGAAATCATTTTAGCCATTCAGGCTATGCAGAGTGGCAAGACTCCTGGCCCAGATGGCTTCACTATAGAATTCTTTAAGAAATTTTCTAAGGATCTCGCGTCTGCACTTTTGGAAATGTTTAATGATTCTTTACAAAATAGTGTACTGCCTACTACCCAACGGCAAGCGACTGTTTcattgatttttaaaaaagatAAGAACCCTCTTGATTGCGGCGCATACTGCCTTATCAGTCTCTTAAATAGATGTTAAAATCTTATCAAAAGTTCTTGCCAAACAGCTTGAGACTGTTAAAGGATACTGATCAAACAGGAATTGCTAGCCATAGACTATCCTTCTTTAATATAAGGAGAGTCATAAACATTCTCTACATCTTAGCTCTGTCTCCACCTTCAGAAGTTTTTTTTCccatattttctccccaattttcctagtgataccccaacacaccaggagggtaaagactaacacatgcttcctctgacacaattgcttcttttcaagctgctgctgatgcagcattgccgagtagcatcatagcacgcttggaggaaagcgcagcgactcggttctcgctcatagtggcaacgctttagaccactggactcAGCTCCCCTAGAAATGTTACTTTTGTTAGATGCTGAAAAAGCCTTTAAACGTGTGAAGAGGAAACATTATCTTTTACACACTGCATATATTTGGTTtcggccatatatatatattgtggattAAACTTTTGTACACATCTCCTTTAGCGTCAGTGCGCACAAAGGTGCTCTGCACGAGTTTCTTCCCTCTTCATACACGTCAGGGAAATCTTAATTGCTAAACCTTTAGCAATTGCTATTCATATACTCTCTGGAATTCAAAGAATTACTTATGGAGGATTTGAACATACAATTGAGCATACAATTCCCCTGTATGCGGATGATATGGTTTTATTTATGATTGAAACAGGGGTTTCCTCACCACAGTGAATTGTTCACTATTAATATTTCAGCTGATGGATTGCCTCAGAATGCCTTGCCCTTTTGTATTATCTCTCATAGTTTCAAATATCTCTGTGTTACTTTGACCTGTATCTGGCGCCAATTTCTGCATCATTTTGGTCTTCAGTCCCCATCTACTAATATAACTATAGATTTTGCCTTTCTTAATTGGCATAAAACTGGTATCATGAAAATTCAGGAGCTGTATACTGATTGCAGTTTCACGCCGCTCTGAACCAAGTTTCTTTTTCTCAAATCTCATGTTTTTAAATTCTTACAAATTTGTAACTATGCAAGAAATGCTTTTGCAAACTTTCACAACACTCCCTCAAAATCACCCCTTGATGTATTTTGGAAGCATTACCTCTACAGCATATAACATGTTATTTGCTTTAGTCCCTGCCCACAGATCAAAGATTTTACTCCTCTCAGTTTTCAGTTTTACTCTAttgagtttatttattattatctcatGTAGTATTTTTCCTATTGTAATGTTTTGTTATGAGTGTGGGTAGCAAGTGAAAGGGTGGGTAAGGGTTGGTGAGGGAGAGTAGGTGGGTTTGGTAATTCATGAAAACATTTGtaaaaaagtaatgtaattaatctCTGCCCTGTGTTCTTTTTCCATCTTGCTAACCCAATAAATAGAATGGTCAAAAAAGCTGTCCAatgttaaatgtacagtatagAGCAGCTGGATAAGTTCAGACTGGATTCCTTTGGGAtttggggctaaactgctgtatgctgAAGTGTTTATTTACTTATGTGTGGATAACTCTGCATAACTTTATGTGAACTGTGTGGAGCAGAACATTCCTTTTCCTGATTTATGTGCTCTTAAGTTGACATTACCTGAGGCAATCAGAGAAAGATTCCACTGCGAACTTGGAGATGCAGTAGCCGCCTCCATTAGCTGCCACTCTGCCCAGCACTGAAGCCACATTGACGATCCGGCCACGGGCTTTTTTGATTAGTGGAAGGAATTGTGTGGTCATCTCAATCACACCATTCATGTTCACCCTCAGGGTGCAGATGTAATCCTCATTCCGCATCCACTCAGAGGGACCCATGGGTAAGGCCCGGCCAGCGTTGTTTACTATTCCCCACAGACCTACCAGAAACAGAGACATAGCAAGGTCAATAGACTCATCTGTATCTACACCCTTATTTCTAAAACTGTATCTACACCGAGGACAACTGTTAGCATCACATCTAAACTGCCCTAAACACTCCGAGCCTGGCTGctatgtctgttagcattgtggctaaactGTCCTAACCCTGCAAATCCTCACGAAAGATTAGCTTTTCTATTCAtcaaattttataaataattttaaatgattatctccatctctctgtaTTGTTTATATTAAGACATCGTAATCTTTTTTTACACAACTGCAGTTCTATGTCGTATACTAACCTTTATCTCCAACTTCTTTCTGTGTCCATTCATATGCTTTCTGAATACTGGCAGTGTTCGTCACATCCAATAAACATGTCTTCAGTTTGGGGCTCGTCACTCTTTTCAGGTCGTCTGCACCCTTTTCTGTTAGACAGCCGGCCAGCACGTTGAAACCTCGCTTATCCAGCCGTCTGCACAGTAGGTTCCCGAAGCCGGAGTCGCAGCCAGTAACAAATACGTACTTCTCACTGATTTTGTCGATTTCCTGACTGTCTCGGATCAGCCATATCAGTGCCCACAGCAACACGAACGCTCCAATGGCATACGTGGTCACGTTTTCCTTTCTGTGGGTAGAAGACAGAATGTACTGTATGCTGTTATAGGATGGTACAGATAATATACAGTTTAATCCTCAATTATATTGGAAAACTATCAATACAGATTAAATCAATCATTCAGAATTAGTCAACCTGAAATTTCATATCAATTAATAAACCAtagattttcacattttaatcaAGACCACATTTATTTTTGTACAAAGTAGTACAGTTTATTTCAGGAGAGGTGTcttttttgaaaataaaataaacattactgATACAAAATGTAAATATAGTTATGTAACtatgtaattacatttaaatattttaaaatggcaAGAATTTCATATTTAGAAACTACAGTATTTTTCTCCTAGATAAAGCATACCcctgtgaaaaggaagtatacttaagagcattaaatgtAAGTTAAAGTAGGTAAAGAATACgaaaagtgcattttttatttaatatactaaatgaaaaaacacattacatatattttctctgtatttccataaaatgtatgtctaagaaatgtatatttaaattatacattgtgttgataaGTAATGACATTCAATACTGCTTAAAAGGCACTTTAGTGCATTTTTTCAGTGTCATTAAGgtgcacaatatgtgcatcaatacgcaaagtagtacatttacaatatactgtgtattaaaaaaggtgtttaaaaaacacatacttaaatctacttaagtttgcagaagatatacaaaaaaagcacaattaatgcaatttaatgctttgacattatatttaaatacagcttaattacaaataaaatatacttaagttgccataagttgtttcaaaatagtacatttaatatgtGTTAAGTCTGAattcattttaatgctaaaatgtACTTTACCATGTTAAGTCtacttttaaaagaaatatttaaatgcacttttataagggGAGCCTAAACCATCTGAAGCAGATAGACTAGCTTAGACAGTTGACCAACATGGAGCTCTTCTACCAGTATGATCAACTTAAACAAGCTGGTTGCCAGACATGACCAGCTTGGCCACACCCAAAGGGGTGGCATGCCTCTAACGATAAATGAAGTCAGACCCCGCCTTTTTTTCTATCTGCAGAGGAGTATAAAAAATAGCATTACAATAAGAGTGATAagaagagagagcaccatctacccacactGAGAGAACATGGCACAATATGctctctctggc encodes the following:
- the rdh5 gene encoding retinol dehydrogenase 5 — its product is MDMEQIYEYIGKENVTTYAIGAFVLLWALIWLIRDSQEIDKISEKYVFVTGCDSGFGNLLCRRLDKRGFNVLAGCLTEKGADDLKRVTSPKLKTCLLDVTNTASIQKAYEWTQKEVGDKGLWGIVNNAGRALPMGPSEWMRNEDYICTLRVNMNGVIEMTTQFLPLIKKARGRIVNVASVLGRVAANGGGYCISKFAVESFSDCLRRDIHYFGINVCIIEPGFFKTQVTSLEPIEKELHRLWNQLTPEVKASYGEKYLDNYIKIQRLIMNAICDPDISKVTNCMEHALTSAHPRTRYSAGWDAKLLWIPISYMPACVVDLALKLVLPRPAQSV